One Bacteroidota bacterium genomic window, ATTTTTGTGGTAACGCTATTATATAAAAAAGAAAGTTTGCAATACCCCATCATTCCCGATATAGCTTGCTTCGACATTACTCAAGAATTTGTAGTGGGTTATGGTTTGGACTATGATGGTTATGGAAGGAATTTGAGACATATATATAAGGAGAAAGGGGTAAGGGATAAGGAGTAAGGAACTGACGTCGCCTTTCGTCCCGATAATTATCGTGAATGCTCAAGGTGTCATCCGCCGTATGGCCCTTATCCCTTACTCCTTGCCCCTAAAAATGAAAAAATGAAAAAAATAAAACAGTATATAATGCCAGAAAAACAGTTGCAGTATGGCACTGACCACTGACACTGTTTACTGACTACTAAAAAAATTATGAAAGGAATTATACTAGCAGGAGGAAGCGGCACACGCTTGCACCCACTTACATTGGCCATGAGCAAACAGTTGATGCCGGTATATGATAAGCCGATGATATACTATCCTTTGAGTGTGTTGATGATGGCTGGCATAAAAGATATATTAATTATTTCGACGCCACACGATTTGCCACATTTCAAAAAACTTTTGGGTGATGGTGCGAATTTGGGTTGCAATTTCGAATATGCCGAGCAAGCCATTCCAAACGGACTTGCACAAGCATTTGTAATAGGTGAAAAATTTATTGGTAATGATTCTGTTGCATTGGTATTGGGCGATAATATATTTTATGGAACGGGTATAGAAGGCTTATTAAAAAGTTGTAATAATCCCGATGGTGGTGTGGTGTTTGCGTACCATGTGAGCGATCCCGAACGCTATGGTGTAGTTGAGTTTGACAAAGATAACAATGCGATTTCTATCGAAGAAAAACCTGCACAACCCAAATCAAATTATGCAGTTCCGGGTCTATACTTTTATGATAATAAGGTGGTGCAAATTTCAAAAGATTTGAAACCATCTCCACGTGGAGAATACGAAATTACCGATGTAAATAAAGAATATTTAAAGCAAGGAAAATTAAAAGTAGGTATATTAAGTCGTGGCACTGCTTGGTTGGATACAGGAACTTTTGCCAGCCTCATGCAGGCAGGACAATATGTGCAAGTAATAGAAGAAAGACAAGGTTTGAAAATTGGATGTATTGAGGAAGTTGCTTGGCGTATGGGCTTTATCGATGATGAGCAACTAAAGGCTGCTGCAGCACCTTTAGTAAAAAGTGGATATGGAAGCTATTTATTAGGCTTGCTCAAATAATTATATATTATGGAAAAAATTACGGTGTATCATAATCCGCGTTGCAGCAAAAGTCGTGGAGCTTGCACCGTGCTTAATGAAAATAAATTAGAATTTGAAACAGTAGAATATATAAAGAAACCTCCTACCAAAACCAAACTCAAATCCTTATTAAAAATGTTGGGAATGAAACCTATTGACCTCATTCGAAAGGATGAAGATGCATTCAAAAAATATAAAAATATAAAGCTTACGGATGAGAAGCTAATAGAGCTGATGATAGCAAATCCTATCCTAATAGAAAGACCAATTGTGGTTGTAGGAAAAAAAGCTGTTATTGCAAGACCCCCAGAATTAATTTTGGAATTATTATAATACTAATGTCATCCTGAGCACCCCGAAAGCATTCGGGACTGGGAAGGATCTGTTGGCATTGAAAAACATACCTTCGAAACCAACAGATTCTTCGTCTTGTCTTAAAAGAGCACAATCATTATGAAATTAGGAATGGCAAGACACAGAATGACGAAAGAACACAAAAAAAGCCACAGGTTAAGTGGCTTCTACAAAAAATATTATACTAAAGTTTATTATAGTTCGTCGGCATTATAGAAGTAATCATCGTCCGACGGGTAATCGGGCCACACTTCTTCCATACTTTCAAAAGGTTCCCCATCATCTTCCAGTTCTTGCAAATTTTCAATTGCTTCCAATGGTGCTCCGCTGCGAATGGCGTAGTCAATTAATTCGTCTTTTGTTGCTGGCCATGGTGCGTCGTCCAGATATGATGCTAACTCGAGTGTCCAATACATAGTCTTTTGTCTCCTTCTTAAATTTCCCGCGAAATTATCTTTTTTTTTGAAATTACAAGCAACAAAAAAAAATCTTTTTTAAAATAGATTTTAAAAGCTGTATGTCAGGCAAATAGAATAATAACATGGGGTGTGGAGAGTATTTATCGGGAGGTTTGGGGTGGGAATTTATTTTATGGGGGTTTGGGTCGACTGAAAAAATGTCGGATTAATCCGATTTTTTTTCATAATAAGTCAAAAAGGACATCCCTACA contains:
- the rfbA gene encoding glucose-1-phosphate thymidylyltransferase RfbA — protein: MKGIILAGGSGTRLHPLTLAMSKQLMPVYDKPMIYYPLSVLMMAGIKDILIISTPHDLPHFKKLLGDGANLGCNFEYAEQAIPNGLAQAFVIGEKFIGNDSVALVLGDNIFYGTGIEGLLKSCNNPDGGVVFAYHVSDPERYGVVEFDKDNNAISIEEKPAQPKSNYAVPGLYFYDNKVVQISKDLKPSPRGEYEITDVNKEYLKQGKLKVGILSRGTAWLDTGTFASLMQAGQYVQVIEERQGLKIGCIEEVAWRMGFIDDEQLKAAAAPLVKSGYGSYLLGLLK
- the arsC gene encoding arsenate reductase (glutaredoxin) (This arsenate reductase requires both glutathione and glutaredoxin to convert arsenate to arsenite, after which the efflux transporter formed by ArsA and ArsB can extrude the arsenite from the cell, providing resistance.); protein product: MEKITVYHNPRCSKSRGACTVLNENKLEFETVEYIKKPPTKTKLKSLLKMLGMKPIDLIRKDEDAFKKYKNIKLTDEKLIELMIANPILIERPIVVVGKKAVIARPPELILELL
- a CDS encoding DUF2795 domain-containing protein, whose product is MYWTLELASYLDDAPWPATKDELIDYAIRSGAPLEAIENLQELEDDGEPFESMEEVWPDYPSDDDYFYNADEL